In a genomic window of Campylobacter concisus:
- a CDS encoding CZB domain-containing protein, producing the protein MKLNGYRGVLLNEFNKIQDVHECRFGKWYEKDVKNTLVKDAKILSSIAAHHENVHHGLEKAMVIFADKDKGNLPGVEILKDVENSSKVGFEELLEAIKSARK; encoded by the coding sequence ATGAAGTTAAATGGATATAGAGGCGTACTTTTAAATGAATTTAATAAAATTCAAGATGTTCATGAGTGTAGATTTGGCAAATGGTATGAAAAAGATGTGAAAAATACTCTTGTAAAAGATGCCAAAATTCTCTCAAGTATCGCAGCTCATCATGAAAATGTTCATCATGGCTTAGAAAAAGCGATGGTTATTTTTGCTGATAAAGATAAAGGAAATCTACCTGGCGTTGAAATATTAAAAGATGTTGAAAACTCAAGTAAAGTAGGTTTTGAAGAGTTGCTTGAAGCTATTAAGTCTGCAAGAAAATAA
- the argH gene encoding argininosuccinate lyase, whose product MKKDENAHKKMWEGRFSEASSKLLEEFNASINFDKNLFEEDIAGSKAHAKMLGVCGILKKDESEAIIKGLGEVLSEIRAGKFEFKLEDEDIHMAVEKRLSQIIGAELGGRLHTARSRNDQVALDFKFYVLKKNLEISSCIKELIATLTNLAKNHKDTLMPGYTHLQHAQPVSLSYHLLAYAFMFKRDFERFISSYERNNLSPLGSAALAGTPHKIDRTIVASELGFAGCTQNAMDSVSDRDFALEILFNISVFMTHASRLCEELILWSSQEFGFVSISDAYSTGSSIMPQKKNPDVAELIRGKTGRVNGNLVALLTTMKGLPLAYNKDMQEDKEGVFDSVLTILSSATILNEMIKTAKFNEKNMLKATKNGHLSATDLADYLVREKNIPFRTAHFITGKAVAKAESLGLDLSELNEEQLKSVDENLDANAIKFLDLHASKEARTSKGGTANKSVDEQIEILDYWLKKKEL is encoded by the coding sequence ATGAAAAAAGATGAAAACGCACACAAAAAGATGTGGGAGGGTAGATTTAGCGAGGCTAGCTCGAAGTTACTTGAGGAATTTAATGCCTCTATAAATTTTGATAAAAATCTTTTTGAAGAAGATATCGCTGGAAGTAAGGCTCATGCAAAGATGCTTGGGGTTTGTGGAATTTTAAAAAAAGATGAGTCAGAGGCGATCATAAAGGGGCTTGGTGAGGTTTTATCTGAGATAAGAGCAGGTAAATTTGAGTTTAAGTTAGAAGATGAAGATATACATATGGCAGTTGAGAAGCGACTTAGCCAGATCATCGGCGCCGAGCTTGGAGGCAGACTGCACACAGCTAGAAGTAGAAATGACCAAGTCGCGCTTGATTTTAAATTTTACGTATTGAAGAAAAATTTAGAAATTTCTTCATGTATAAAAGAGCTCATCGCCACGCTTACAAATTTGGCAAAAAACCACAAAGATACGCTAATGCCAGGCTACACACACCTTCAACACGCTCAGCCAGTAAGCCTTAGCTATCACTTGCTAGCATATGCATTTATGTTTAAAAGAGATTTCGAGCGTTTTATTAGCTCATATGAGCGAAACAACCTAAGCCCACTTGGTTCAGCAGCCCTTGCAGGCACTCCTCATAAGATAGATAGAACTATCGTTGCAAGCGAGCTTGGCTTTGCAGGTTGCACGCAAAATGCGATGGATAGCGTGAGCGACCGTGATTTTGCGCTGGAAATTTTATTTAACATTAGCGTTTTTATGACGCACGCTTCTAGGCTTTGCGAGGAACTTATACTTTGGAGCTCTCAAGAATTTGGCTTTGTAAGCATTAGCGATGCTTATAGCACAGGAAGTTCCATAATGCCTCAAAAGAAAAATCCAGACGTCGCTGAACTCATACGCGGTAAAACTGGGCGCGTAAATGGAAATTTGGTAGCGCTACTAACTACAATGAAAGGCCTGCCACTTGCTTATAATAAAGATATGCAAGAAGATAAAGAGGGCGTGTTTGACAGCGTCTTAACCATTTTAAGCTCGGCTACTATCCTAAACGAGATGATAAAAACAGCTAAATTTAACGAAAAAAACATGCTAAAAGCGACAAAAAATGGGCATCTAAGTGCCACTGATTTGGCAGACTATCTAGTGCGTGAAAAAAATATTCCATTTAGAACGGCGCATTTTATCACAGGCAAAGCTGTCGCAAAAGCTGAAAGTTTAGGACTTGATTTGAGTGAACTAAACGAAGAGCAGCTAAAAAGTGTGGATGAAAATTTAGATGCAAATGCTATTAAATTTTTAGATCTGCACGCTTCCAAAGAGGCTCGCACTTCAAAAGGCGGCACGGCAAATAAAAGCGTTGATGAGCAGATAGAAATTTTAGATTACTGGCTTAAGAAAAAAGAGTTATAA
- a CDS encoding oxidoreductase — MKLGELYSVVAAALAANFSGILDVSSFMRIKKTNAWITQTNNETNKKGNELYAKFIKDESSAALCDDFVILKSKFEASYYFSSAKDDLVQFYKAINFQPKMGEVDSISNQLILIANMLKSEVSKESMKLLVAFSVSFFLPYAKQLSKDIQKDATSNFYKSMGYFLEDFCLVLETIIGKA; from the coding sequence TTGAAACTTGGAGAACTTTATAGCGTTGTAGCGGCTGCGCTTGCTGCAAATTTTAGTGGTATTTTGGATGTTTCATCTTTTATGCGTATCAAAAAGACAAATGCGTGGATAACGCAGACAAATAACGAAACAAATAAAAAAGGTAACGAGCTTTATGCCAAATTTATCAAAGATGAAAGTAGTGCTGCTTTATGTGACGATTTTGTCATTTTAAAGTCAAAATTTGAGGCAAGCTACTATTTTTCTTCTGCAAAAGATGATCTAGTTCAATTTTATAAGGCTATAAATTTTCAGCCAAAAATGGGCGAGGTTGATAGCATCTCAAATCAGTTAATTTTAATAGCAAATATGTTAAAAAGTGAAGTATCTAAGGAGTCTATGAAGCTTCTTGTGGCTTTTAGTGTCTCATTTTTCTTGCCTTATGCTAAACAGCTTTCAAAAGATATCCAAAAAGACGCAACTAGTAATTTTTATAAATCAATGGGATATTTTTTAGAGGATTTTTGCCTAGTTTTAGAAACTATTATTGGCAAGGCTTAG
- a CDS encoding heavy metal translocating P-type ATPase: MPLKVKLNIAGMSCVNCSNAIEKVSKKIDGVLEANVNFANASGEFVLKDASVREVLEQKIKKLGYFVATNIDEFEAKRDEHITAIRNKFIFAFLASMVIMALEMFVRPSVVVNLAILALGFLVLAFSGKDFFAHAIEAVKNKNYDMNVLVALGSGSAFLYSLFAVIFSDFIPDDLKNVYVSGAAMIIAFVLLGKYLEERSKAKAGDYLKTLLKISPKTAFLVMPDGHSKEVNVNELKVGDIVIVKNGYNIPSDGVIVQGGAEIDASMLTGESLPVYKEVGDGVFAGTLNTNGYISVKVTKSSYESLLSQILNLLSDASSKKMPIGRLADKIANIFVPSVVAISVLTFLIWIIFSGNFAYAISSAICVLIISCPCALGLATPIAIVSSLARGAKAGILVKNPEVLELIKDAKFVAFDKTGTLSKGQISVKSSNLSEQDLALIASAENLSEHLISKAIVRYAKQKCIDLQKLNGKFQNVVGQGIIYEDENNQIIIGNEKLLLENEVSLNPDESNAIKEATNDGSGVILCAINKKFVGFLTLSDELKDEASDVINELTSLNLQSVILSGDDEKVVASIAKKLNVSKYHANMLPEDKFNEIKELTNHGGVIFVGDGVNDSPSLKEASVGIAMNSGSDIAKGAGDIVLIKNDLRGVTGLVRLANATMANIKENLFWAFMYNAICIPVAAGVFYPVFGLLLSPVYGSMAMCLSSVTVVLNALRLRYLRLKD, translated from the coding sequence ATGCCTTTAAAAGTCAAACTAAATATAGCTGGAATGAGCTGCGTAAATTGCTCAAACGCTATCGAGAAAGTTTCTAAAAAGATAGATGGGGTGCTTGAAGCAAATGTAAATTTTGCAAATGCAAGCGGCGAATTTGTCCTAAAAGACGCTAGCGTGCGTGAAGTTTTAGAGCAAAAGATAAAGAAGCTTGGCTATTTTGTGGCGACAAATATTGATGAATTTGAAGCCAAAAGAGACGAGCATATAACTGCGATCAGAAATAAATTTATATTTGCATTTCTAGCGAGCATGGTCATCATGGCGCTTGAGATGTTTGTAAGGCCTAGCGTGGTTGTAAATTTAGCCATTTTAGCGCTTGGCTTTTTGGTGCTAGCTTTTAGTGGCAAAGACTTCTTTGCTCACGCCATAGAGGCTGTTAAAAACAAAAACTACGATATGAACGTGCTTGTAGCTCTTGGAAGCGGCAGTGCATTTTTATACTCGCTTTTTGCTGTGATCTTTTCAGATTTCATCCCAGATGATCTAAAAAATGTCTATGTCTCGGGCGCAGCGATGATAATAGCCTTTGTTTTGCTAGGTAAGTATCTTGAAGAGCGCTCAAAGGCAAAGGCAGGCGACTACCTAAAGACGCTACTTAAAATTTCTCCAAAAACCGCCTTTTTGGTCATGCCAGATGGACATAGTAAAGAGGTAAATGTAAATGAGCTAAAAGTAGGCGACATCGTCATCGTAAAAAATGGCTACAACATCCCAAGTGATGGCGTGATAGTTCAAGGTGGCGCTGAGATAGATGCTTCTATGCTTACAGGAGAGAGCTTGCCAGTTTATAAAGAGGTGGGAGATGGCGTATTTGCCGGCACTCTAAACACAAATGGCTACATAAGCGTCAAGGTGACAAAGAGCTCTTACGAGAGCTTGCTATCTCAAATTTTAAACCTACTAAGCGACGCTAGCTCTAAAAAGATGCCTATCGGACGGCTGGCTGACAAGATAGCAAACATCTTTGTGCCAAGTGTCGTGGCGATCTCAGTTCTTACATTTTTAATATGGATAATTTTTAGTGGAAATTTCGCCTATGCGATCTCTAGCGCGATCTGCGTTCTTATCATCTCATGTCCATGCGCTCTTGGACTTGCTACGCCAATAGCAATAGTAAGCTCGCTTGCACGCGGTGCAAAAGCTGGAATTTTAGTAAAAAATCCAGAAGTTTTAGAGCTAATAAAAGATGCTAAATTTGTAGCTTTTGATAAAACCGGCACACTTAGTAAAGGGCAAATCAGCGTCAAAAGCTCAAATTTAAGCGAGCAAGATTTAGCTCTTATCGCTTCTGCTGAAAATTTAAGTGAGCATCTCATCTCAAAAGCTATCGTTAGATATGCAAAGCAAAAATGTATAGATTTACAAAAGCTAAATGGAAAATTTCAAAATGTTGTCGGGCAAGGCATCATCTATGAGGATGAGAATAATCAGATAATAATCGGAAACGAAAAGTTGCTTTTGGAAAATGAAGTAAGTTTAAATCCGGATGAAAGTAACGCTATAAAAGAGGCTACAAACGATGGAAGCGGCGTCATACTTTGTGCTATAAATAAAAAATTTGTTGGTTTTTTAACGCTTAGTGATGAGCTAAAAGACGAGGCAAGCGATGTTATAAACGAGCTTACAAGTCTAAATTTACAAAGTGTGATCCTTTCAGGCGATGATGAGAAGGTGGTTGCAAGTATTGCCAAGAAGCTAAATGTGAGTAAATATCACGCAAATATGCTGCCTGAAGATAAATTTAATGAGATAAAAGAGCTTACAAATCATGGTGGCGTTATCTTTGTTGGAGATGGCGTAAACGACTCACCATCACTTAAAGAAGCAAGTGTTGGTATCGCTATGAACTCGGGCTCAGATATAGCAAAAGGTGCTGGAGATATCGTGCTTATTAAAAATGATTTGCGTGGAGTGACTGGACTAGTTAGATTAGCAAATGCTACTATGGCAAACATAAAAGAAAATTTATTTTGGGCGTTTATGTATAACGCGATTTGTATCCCGGTGGCTGCAGGCGTATTTTATCCAGTCTTTGGGCTACTTTTAAGCCCAGTTTATGGCTCAATGGCGATGTGTCTTAGCTCTGTTACTGTTGTTTTAAACGCACTTAGACTTAGATATCTACGACTTAAGGATTAA
- a CDS encoding heavy-metal-associated domain-containing protein, which translates to MKTFEVNNIHCQNCANTIKNALEDDFGEIEVDLNKEPRQVSVDIKDGDVEKFKSEMADLGFDVIKEL; encoded by the coding sequence ATGAAAACATTTGAAGTAAACAATATCCACTGCCAAAACTGCGCAAACACTATAAAAAACGCACTTGAAGATGACTTTGGCGAGATAGAAGTTGATCTTAACAAAGAGCCAAGACAAGTAAGCGTCGATATAAAAGATGGCGATGTAGAGAAATTTAAATCAGAAATGGCTGATCTTGGATTTGACGTTATAAAGGAGCTTTGA
- a CDS encoding GNAT family N-acetyltransferase, translated as MIKNAQKQDAKSCIKLLNLAMEDIAYKLSGYDDPIKSDEILEIFFKSETNRLSYKNVFVYKHNEEIIAAMCAYFGGDVEQLDREISQHLMALGKDNKVEKECFDDEFYIDSIAVDENFRGQGLAKELIRHSFVKAKELGHKKVSLIVDTNKPKVRKFYESLGFKFNVKKIVNLHEYDHMIKEII; from the coding sequence ATGATAAAAAATGCTCAAAAACAAGATGCAAAAAGCTGCATAAAGCTACTAAATCTAGCAATGGAGGATATCGCCTATAAGCTAAGTGGCTACGACGATCCTATTAAAAGTGATGAAATTTTAGAAATTTTTTTCAAAAGTGAGACAAATAGACTAAGCTATAAAAATGTCTTTGTTTATAAACATAACGAGGAAATTATAGCTGCTATGTGTGCTTACTTTGGTGGCGACGTGGAGCAGCTTGATAGAGAAATTTCACAGCATTTAATGGCTCTTGGCAAAGATAACAAGGTAGAAAAAGAGTGTTTTGACGATGAGTTTTATATAGATAGTATCGCTGTTGATGAAAATTTTAGAGGCCAAGGGCTTGCAAAAGAGCTCATAAGGCATTCGTTTGTCAAGGCAAAAGAGCTAGGGCATAAAAAGGTTTCATTAATAGTAGATACAAATAAACCAAAAGTTCGTAAATTTTACGAGAGTTTGGGTTTTAAATTTAATGTAAAGAAAATTGTAAATTTACATGAATACGACCATATGATAAAGGAGATAATATGA
- a CDS encoding YebC/PmpR family DNA-binding transcriptional regulator, with translation MGRAFEYRRAAKEARWDKMSKVFPKLSKAITVAAKDGGCDPDMNPKLRAAIAAAKAENMPKDNIDAAIKRANGKDSADIKTIFYDGKAAHGVQIIVECATDNPTRTVANVKAIFSKNGGEILPSGSLSFMFTRKSVFELEKPSADIEEIELELIDYGLSDIEADDETLFVYGDYANFGTLHEGIEKLNLVVKKASLQYLPNQAVNLDEEQMLEVERLLDKLEDDDDVQAVYTNIE, from the coding sequence ATGGGACGAGCATTTGAGTACCGAAGAGCGGCAAAAGAAGCTAGATGGGATAAGATGAGCAAGGTATTTCCAAAACTTTCAAAAGCTATAACAGTAGCTGCAAAAGATGGTGGTTGTGATCCAGATATGAACCCTAAACTTCGCGCAGCTATCGCAGCAGCAAAAGCTGAAAATATGCCAAAAGATAACATCGATGCAGCTATAAAAAGAGCAAATGGCAAAGATAGCGCCGATATTAAGACTATTTTTTATGATGGTAAAGCAGCTCACGGCGTGCAGATCATCGTTGAGTGTGCGACTGACAATCCAACGAGAACAGTTGCCAATGTTAAAGCGATATTTAGCAAAAATGGTGGAGAAATTTTGCCAAGTGGTAGCCTTAGCTTTATGTTTACAAGAAAGAGCGTTTTTGAGCTTGAAAAACCAAGCGCAGACATCGAAGAGATCGAGCTTGAGCTGATAGACTACGGCCTAAGCGATATCGAGGCTGACGATGAGACGCTATTTGTTTACGGCGACTATGCAAATTTTGGCACACTTCACGAGGGCATAGAGAAGCTAAATTTAGTAGTTAAAAAAGCTTCACTTCAGTACCTACCAAACCAAGCTGTAAATTTAGACGAAGAGCAGATGCTTGAAGTTGAGAGACTTCTTGATAAGCTAGAAGATGATGATGACGTTCAAGCAGTTTATACAAATATCGAATAA
- a CDS encoding peptidylprolyl isomerase, whose translation MRFDELKVYDINLDELKKDKFVVLETDKGEIRLELFAEEAPQAVANFVHLIRSGFYNGLNFHRVIPNFVIQGGCPNGTGTGGPGWRIKCECSNQKVKHERGSLSMAHAGRDTGGSQFFICHSKQPHLDGVHTVFGKCVDEESLKVLDAIRQGDKIISAKIRESL comes from the coding sequence ATGCGTTTTGATGAATTAAAAGTTTATGATATAAATTTAGATGAACTTAAAAAAGATAAATTTGTAGTTTTAGAGACAGACAAAGGCGAGATCAGACTTGAACTTTTTGCCGAAGAAGCTCCACAAGCTGTCGCAAATTTTGTCCATTTGATAAGATCAGGCTTTTATAATGGCCTAAATTTTCACAGAGTTATACCAAATTTTGTCATCCAAGGTGGCTGCCCAAATGGAACAGGCACGGGCGGTCCTGGCTGGAGAATAAAATGTGAATGTAGCAATCAAAAGGTAAAACACGAGCGCGGTAGCCTAAGCATGGCTCATGCAGGTCGCGATACTGGCGGATCGCAGTTTTTCATCTGTCATAGCAAGCAACCTCATCTTGATGGCGTGCATACAGTCTTTGGAAAATGCGTTGATGAAGAGAGCCTAAAGGTGCTTGACGCTATAAGACAAGGCGATAAGATCATCTCTGCTAAGATCAGAGAAAGCCTATAA
- a CDS encoding cation:dicarboxylate symporter family transporter produces the protein MNNAKKQGNLAVRLFTNLAFWVVIGIVGGVIVGMVAPELGIASKPGIDYFIKALKILIGPIIFLTIVSGIVGLESLKDLGSIGLKAFIYFEIVSTLALAVGIIFGETLRPGHGMNLDYTQLDASSVAKFTSQAANMDANSGFVAHTLHLLRGAMPVDDIFPYVHILDPFIKSNTLQVLFMAIIVAIVLSLLTHDKKQACLKPLEFIQHYVLKLLSWLMFFSPVAAFSAMAYLIGKFGIGTLLGMMELLVVMALASCFFIFVVLGIICYFAKINVFKFMRFISKEVLVVFATSSSETALAPLMQKLESAGINRGAVGLIIPTGYSFNLDCTNIYLSLSVIFLAQAFNIPLSFEHLISILIVLMITSKGAVGVTGSGFVVLAGTLSALPSTGIPVVTVAVLLGVDKFMSEMRAVGNLCGNAVGCMIVSIWDKKVDMEKFRYALDHPEEFHFHS, from the coding sequence ATGAATAATGCTAAAAAGCAAGGAAATCTTGCTGTAAGATTATTTACCAATCTTGCCTTTTGGGTTGTGATCGGTATTGTTGGTGGTGTTATCGTTGGCATGGTCGCACCTGAGCTTGGTATAGCAAGCAAGCCAGGCATTGATTATTTTATAAAAGCACTTAAAATTTTAATCGGTCCTATTATCTTTTTAACGATCGTTTCAGGTATCGTTGGGCTTGAAAGTTTAAAAGATCTTGGATCTATTGGATTAAAGGCATTTATCTATTTTGAGATAGTTAGCACACTTGCGCTTGCTGTTGGTATCATCTTTGGCGAGACACTTCGTCCAGGACATGGCATGAATCTTGACTATACTCAGCTTGATGCCTCAAGCGTAGCTAAATTTACATCTCAAGCTGCAAATATGGACGCAAATAGCGGATTTGTAGCACATACACTTCATCTTTTAAGAGGTGCTATGCCAGTAGATGATATTTTCCCTTACGTGCATATACTTGATCCATTTATAAAATCAAACACACTTCAAGTACTTTTCATGGCTATTATCGTTGCCATCGTACTTTCGCTGCTAACTCATGATAAAAAACAAGCTTGCCTAAAGCCACTTGAATTTATTCAGCACTATGTCTTAAAACTTCTTAGTTGGCTTATGTTCTTTAGCCCAGTGGCTGCATTTTCGGCTATGGCTTATCTAATCGGCAAATTTGGTATCGGAACGCTTCTTGGCATGATGGAGCTTTTGGTTGTTATGGCACTTGCGAGCTGCTTTTTTATCTTTGTCGTGCTTGGCATTATTTGCTATTTTGCAAAAATCAATGTCTTTAAATTTATGCGTTTTATTTCAAAAGAAGTATTGGTAGTCTTTGCGACAAGCTCGAGCGAAACAGCTCTTGCACCACTTATGCAAAAGCTAGAATCAGCTGGTATAAATAGAGGTGCTGTCGGCCTTATCATTCCAACTGGTTACTCATTTAACCTTGACTGCACCAACATCTATCTAAGTTTAAGCGTTATTTTCTTAGCTCAAGCATTTAACATCCCGCTAAGTTTTGAGCATCTAATAAGTATACTAATCGTGCTAATGATCACAAGCAAAGGCGCTGTTGGCGTGACAGGATCAGGCTTTGTTGTCCTTGCTGGAACACTAAGCGCACTTCCAAGCACTGGCATACCAGTCGTCACCGTAGCCGTGCTACTTGGCGTTGATAAATTTATGTCAGAGATGCGTGCTGTTGGTAACCTTTGCGGTAATGCCGTTGGCTGCATGATCGTATCTATCTGGGATAAAAAGGTCGATATGGAGAAATTTAGATACGCACTAGATCATCCAGAGGAATTTCACTTTCACTCATAA
- the pckA gene encoding phosphoenolpyruvate carboxykinase (ATP), whose translation MNKLDELGLKEIKKINHNLSYDELFELEKANNEGRVSSNGTFMVDTGIFTGRSPKDKYFVKQDPSQKYIAWGKINQPITKELFDKLLKKAKEQLSGKEIFIQDAFCGASKKSKKSVRFVTEVAWQAHFVKNMFIRPSDVELAKFEPDFVVYNACKTKNDDYKADGLNSDVFVIFNVEENVAVIGGTWYGGEMKKGIFSMMNYWLPLEGKLSMHCSANVGEKGDTALFFGLSGTGKTTLSTDPKRKLIGDDEHGWDDDGVFNFEGGCYAKCINLDPSSEPEIYAAIRRDALLENVVADEKGVVDYKDGSKTENTRVSYPIYHIDNYEPSSSAGHPKNIIFLSADAFGVLPPVAKLTKEQAMYYFLSGYTAKVAGTERGITEPVATFSACFGEPFMPLHPTVYAKLLGEKIDKHGVNVYLVNTGWSGGAYGVGKRMSIKATRACINAILDGSITKCEFENFDKFNFAIPKELDGVETKLLNPINTWTNPAEYNASRDKLAKMFVENFKRYEDVKEGVEYAKAGPKA comes from the coding sequence ATAAATAAACTAGACGAACTAGGTCTAAAAGAGATCAAAAAGATAAATCACAATCTAAGTTACGACGAGCTTTTTGAGCTTGAAAAGGCAAATAACGAGGGTAGGGTTTCAAGTAACGGCACATTTATGGTTGATACTGGAATTTTTACAGGTAGAAGCCCAAAAGATAAGTACTTTGTCAAGCAAGATCCAAGCCAAAAATACATCGCTTGGGGCAAGATAAATCAGCCTATCACAAAAGAGCTATTTGATAAGCTTCTTAAAAAAGCAAAAGAGCAACTAAGTGGTAAAGAAATTTTTATCCAAGATGCATTTTGTGGAGCTAGCAAAAAGAGTAAAAAATCAGTTCGTTTTGTCACAGAAGTAGCGTGGCAAGCGCACTTTGTAAAAAATATGTTTATCCGCCCAAGCGACGTAGAATTGGCTAAGTTTGAGCCTGATTTTGTAGTGTATAACGCTTGTAAAACAAAAAATGATGACTACAAGGCTGATGGACTAAATTCAGATGTCTTTGTTATCTTTAACGTCGAAGAAAATGTTGCAGTGATCGGCGGCACATGGTACGGCGGCGAGATGAAAAAGGGTATTTTTTCTATGATGAACTACTGGTTGCCACTTGAGGGTAAACTAAGCATGCACTGCTCTGCAAACGTAGGCGAGAAGGGCGATACGGCGCTATTTTTTGGTCTATCTGGCACTGGTAAAACGACACTTTCAACTGATCCAAAACGCAAGTTAATAGGTGATGATGAGCACGGCTGGGACGATGATGGCGTGTTTAATTTTGAGGGCGGTTGCTACGCAAAATGTATCAACCTTGATCCAAGCAGCGAGCCAGAAATTTACGCAGCGATTAGGCGTGATGCGCTACTTGAAAACGTCGTGGCTGACGAAAAGGGCGTGGTTGATTACAAAGATGGCTCAAAGACTGAAAACACACGCGTGAGCTATCCGATCTATCACATCGACAACTACGAGCCAAGCTCAAGCGCTGGCCATCCAAAAAACATCATCTTTTTAAGTGCTGACGCTTTTGGCGTGCTTCCTCCAGTTGCAAAGCTGACAAAAGAGCAGGCGATGTATTATTTCTTAAGTGGCTACACAGCAAAAGTTGCTGGCACAGAGCGCGGTATAACTGAGCCTGTTGCTACTTTTAGCGCTTGCTTTGGCGAGCCATTTATGCCACTTCACCCAACTGTCTATGCAAAATTGCTTGGCGAGAAGATCGATAAGCACGGCGTTAATGTCTATCTTGTAAATACAGGCTGGAGCGGTGGTGCTTACGGCGTTGGCAAGCGTATGAGCATAAAAGCAACTCGTGCTTGCATAAATGCGATCCTTGATGGCAGCATCACAAAATGCGAATTTGAAAATTTTGATAAATTTAACTTCGCTATCCCAAAAGAGCTTGATGGTGTCGAGACAAAACTGCTAAATCCAATAAACACATGGACAAATCCGGCTGAGTATAACGCTTCACGCGATAAACTTGCTAAAATGTTTGTTGAAAATTTCAAACGTTACGAAGATGTAAAAGAGGGCGTTGAGTACGCTAAAGCTGGTCCAAAAGCTTAA